TCTTTCTTGACTGTGTGATCTAATGTTGATCCCACAATAATGTTGTGGTGATCAGATAAAGGGACCTTCTGGCGACCAGATTCATGATTTCCGTGACAAGACTAGTGAGAAGTTTGAGTTTGTGGCACAGAAGAAAGGACTTCACCGCTTCTGCTTCACCAACAAGTCTCCTTATCAAGAAACCATAGACTTTGATGTGCATGTGGGGCATTTCACATATTATGATCAGCATGCAAAAGATGGTAAACTTCCATCTAGTGCTTCTTCTACTCATTCCCCTCCTCTTCCTGATGAATTGAATGGAATACTGAAAGTTTTATCAACATTTTGCAGAGCATTTCAACCCGCTGCTGGAACAGATTGCAAAGTTGGAGGAAGCTCTTTACAACATCCAGTTTGAACAGCATTGGTTAGAGGCTCAGACTGACCGCCAGGCAATAGGTACTGTTTTGAAGAATCAAGTTGCCTTTTTAGTCTTTTCCCACTAAATGTTTAGTTTCCCAATTTTAAATGGAAAGGAAGACTTGCATGGCTTGAATTCCTTTCTCTATAAGGTTGAACTGTCAAGAATCTCCAAAATGGACTCTAATTTTTCCTGAATGCTTGTCTTATCCTGTGAAATTAGCTTTAGGACTTCAGCTCTCTGAGATCTCATTTAAGTGTGTTTTGCATGTAATTCTGATAATGCTTGGGCTGCAATGTGAAAAAATATCTTGaataactttcttttttaatcttttcccCCTAAATTTTCAGTTCCTAATTTGAATGGAAACAAAGACTTGCATGGCTTGAATTCATTTCCCTATGTGGTTGACCTGTCAGGACTTCCAAAATGGACCCCTGATTTTTGTTGGCTACTATTATTTGTCTTGTGATGTATTTAACTTTTGAAGTAACAATTAACTTTAGGAattgatttcatttatttgtctTTTGCTCATAATTCTGATAATGCTATAAGCTGCCATAATAATGGTATCATTCTATTGCAACCTAGCTAACTCATTTTGCATGCCTGCTCAGCTCGAGTTTTATGCATACTCAGTTCATAATAGGTTGGTTAATCCAACTTCTCACAACACATGAGTAGACCAGGGTGCTATCTGTGTCCATGTGAACACAAAGGTGCGTGCACATGCACATATGTGCCCATACTCATACACTCGCACAACCCAGTGTTGTAAAAACGAGGCAACTTCTCTGATGGTCAGGAAGGGTCCTCAAGGTAGATTAGAAAGGACTCTTCAGTTGGTGAGGAAATATCTTTGAGCTCCACAGAAGATTATGCTTTAAGGAAGTTAATAGCTTTCAACAAATTTAtacttttgttttcctttttcctttttcctttttcctttttctatatccAGTGAAAATGGGTAACAAATTTCCAGCGAAGTTCATTAATCTTGTCTTGTATGTTCTTCCAACTGGCATGCAGTGAATGAAGGAATGAGCCAGAGAGCAGTCCACAAGGCTATGTTTGAATCTGTAGCATTAGTGGGAGCTAGCGTCCTCCAAATCTACCTCCTGCAACGCCTGTTTGAACGGAAGCTTGGGATATCCAGAGTTTAGATGTACTGCTGCCATGGATATTTATTGTTTGTATGATTTACTAACTGAAATCTCGACTTGggcattcaattttattttatctacaATAATGTTGTAGCTCATTTCACTAATTCATTTGCTCAGCATGAAAATGTGTACTGCAAAATATTGCCTAGTGGTTTGTCAAAGATGCTAGCATGCAAAGCCATTTGCCACTGAAACTAAAGATGCTGTCCATCACTTTTGTTCTTCAGCTGCCTACATGCCTCTAGCAGGGTTCATCGACCTCTTGAAAATTCATATTACCTTATTATGTGCTTGGTTTACATCTTGATGAGCTTTTACATCCTAGCAGCCCTGCCCCAGAATCATGAAATGGATGCGCCACACCTTCATGTGCCACTCCGTAGTAAGCCAGTTGCATGTTCAAGTCCAACTACTCAACTGTAAAAGACGCTGGCTTTGGCTTTATGCTAATAGCTTTCTACAAGAACTAGagttcattttcttaattttgccTGGTGGATAAGCATCCAACCTATTAACCTCAGAATGAGACAAGAAAAGTTTAGGTGCATTTTTTTGTTGGCTGAGTTTATTATTTTGGTgatgttttcgaaaatagtttccAGAAAAACTTTCCAAACAGGCCTTTGCAAAAACACAACCACCTCTCCCAATGAAGCCGGGGTTAGACCTTTTGATAAACTCTGGTGTTCAGGTTACTGATTCAATCGTATGACCAACTAATCAGCCAGCACAGAACTAGCAGAGCCATCCCAGCCTGAGATAAATGAGTGGACTACCCTTTGGTGAAACATCGACTCATTTTTGAGAGAGGAGACGCCTATAGGTCAGAAGTAAGCTGGTACACAAGAAATTAAATGCACTTCAAACATCACAGAAAATAGAATGTGATAAACAAGCTGCAGGTCATAGTAAAAGATTTAACAGAAGAGAGTAACAGAGTACAACCAACAACACACAGCAGTATACATACaacaaaagatatatatattttttcataatactCTTCATAAAGCTCACATTGTCATCAAGTTCAAAATCACACCAAACAGATTCCAGCAAGACCCATCACAGCTTCAGACTATAGCTCCAGTCCTCTGGAAAATATGTTGAGCCAGGAGCAGACCCGAATAATGCTTCCTGTTAAGAGCTCGCTACCAGGTGCAAGCAGCCTCAGGACTCAGCATAGGTTGATTGCATGCAGCAAAACCATTTTTTCTACAAAATCAAAGCATTCTTAACATCAAAATGAAGCAAATCTGTCTGCCCATTTGAAATGAAACATATCTAATCTCAGAATTTTTCTCCCAAAGATCCCAAGAAGGTCAATGAGATGCATGGCTACAATTCAATCATATTAAGCCTAGTTAAAAGTAATCTCTTAGTTGAGATCCTAAGTGATGAAGCCCAATGTGAGAATTTGGGCCAAGTCACGACCATAAAGTGCATCTTGAACCAAAAGCAACCTAAATGGGGAATTCCTCTCTGTTAGCTGATAGTtctgtttttattaaaaataatcctAAGACCACAAAACTGCACTGTTGACAAACAAAGTATTCGATAActtaacaaaatgaaaaatatatgccAGCAAAAAGCTGTATCCAAACTCTTGGGAGTCAACAACACAACTCCTTTTTGACCATCCAACTCTATCTAGCGTCACATCTTCTGTGACCCCACAAAAGATTATATGAATTCATGTTCATAGAGGCCAGGCTGAAGGTTACATGCTATCAGTTAGCTGAACACAAGCCTCTTTTCTCTGGCATCACGGCATGATATCTGCTGTGTGAAACTGAGAGGCTAACAATGATTCTGCAGGAGTCTTTAAGCAAACTGAAGTAGTTAAATAAGCACAAATCGGAGTTTCAACTTACAGACTGAGGCTTTCCAAGATCTGCTCCATGCTTAAATGCGGAGTCCTCTTTTGCAGGTGAGTCAGGCTTGCCCCCCGTCTTTTTTTCATCCCTAGCTTTGTTGAAGATCATTGTGAACCCATCAGCTGAAGTTGGGTCATTAACGTCCCAGTCACCAAATTTTGGTAATGGTTGACCTTTTTCCTGTGGAAACAAAACATTTTCTTGAGGATTCTTGTAGTTGTCTTAAGGCAGAAAACAgccacaattaaaaaaaaattaagaacgaATTTCCATATATATGGTCCATTGACAAAGTAAAAATGCATAGAACTTTATAGCAGGTGAAAATTTCATACACTCCTGTATCCTGAGTTTTGATGCTTCCATGCTAAAGAAAGCAAACATGGTAGGCCCAAGGTCATGTTTCAAGTACAGTTCAATTAGATATGcataacaataaatttatagACTTATTATGCCTCATTTCACTCAGGAGATTATTGGATGTTTCCAATAGTGACAACATGAAAAAGGTTGTGATATGTAGAAAATCAAAGTTGGATCCTTGTAAGTCAAGAACAGTTTGATCAGACTCAATCAGCCTCTTCCTATAGGTGGGAACTCAGCCACGTTTTTTATGGTAACAAATATATATGGGCATACGTTAAAGAATTATCTTGTACCAAACCTGCAGCTCAATGTAATACTAAAGGTCATCACATAAGTTTGTAATTACTAAGGTTGCAACCACAAATGATAGCATCTCGAAATCAGTAAACAGAGCctgataaaacaaaataaatgccCAGAAAGGCTGGCTTAAGAAGATTCTATAGAGAATGAGAAGTTCATGATGAAAGAAGAAGAACCGATTCTGTTATATTTAAAGGGGTAATCACCTTCTAAATAAGGAAAAGAAGGATGATTAATCCTGGACAAGTGGGTCAAACTGATCTTTATTTCAGACTAGGGGTACAAATTACGAAATAATGTGTGGTAAAAGTGCTGGCTACTGTTTCAAAGTACAGCTTATGAAACAGAACTGATATACAACCTGGAGAAGATCCAATACACTGGGAGCTGGATGCAGCCAGATGGCATGCACTCAAGTTCCAAGAACCTTTAGGACCAGTGAACCTGAATCTTACCCGAAAAGCTGTGAAAAAACTAAGATATTTCTAGCTGCTTAGTAAAATGTTGATAGAAACTAGTTGATGTAAAAgcaattaataatatatgacATTACACCAGAAAATACGTTGTATTAATTTCTATCACCATGTGTTTTTGATGCCTGGATGAGctgaaatcaaataaattgGCAACTAAACTGAATTCAGGAGacttatttccttcctcctcctcctcctccactcCAATATTTCAATGTTGAAAGAAACTATAAGAGAATAACTAGTACCTTGGGGTTTCTTTGTAATTTGATGACCACATGAGCTTCTGAGCAGCATGGCACTCATGAAAATCATGGGCCCTTTTTCATTCATTGATGGTTACACAggccttcatttttctttgggtTCTCACCATAAATTTCTCTCCATCACAAACCCATGATCTTCCCTTAAAAGAAACTACCAATGGCCATCAATAACTAGAAACTGTAGCTATATCTTGACAGGCCACCCAACAGGCACTCTCAATAACACAAAAACCCTCCTCAAAATGTTCCAACAAcagttaataataaaaatggagaCACTAGAAATAAATCAggttacaatatatatatatatatatatatatatatatatatatatatatatatatatatatttaagaaaaaatagaacatCACACATCTAGC
The window above is part of the Vitis riparia cultivar Riparia Gloire de Montpellier isolate 1030 chromosome 12, EGFV_Vit.rip_1.0, whole genome shotgun sequence genome. Proteins encoded here:
- the LOC117926921 gene encoding transmembrane emp24 domain-containing protein p24beta2, which produces MDLRDAVVIGIGIVVMLLLSDLQGVVGIRFVMDREDCFSHDVQYEGDTVHVSFVVIKADANWHYAEDGVDLVIKGPSGDQIHDFRDKTSEKFEFVAQKKGLHRFCFTNKSPYQETIDFDVHVGHFTYYDQHAKDEHFNPLLEQIAKLEEALYNIQFEQHWLEAQTDRQAIVNEGMSQRAVHKAMFESVALVGASVLQIYLLQRLFERKLGISRV
- the LOC117926922 gene encoding protein NOI4-like — its product is MSEKGQPLPKFGDWDVNDPTSADGFTMIFNKARDEKKTGGKPDSPAKEDSAFKHGADLGKPQSKKWFCCMQSTYAES